The proteins below come from a single Papaver somniferum cultivar HN1 chromosome 11, ASM357369v1, whole genome shotgun sequence genomic window:
- the LOC113322913 gene encoding uncharacterized protein LOC113322913 isoform X2 codes for MLRPWVGVHSSSSSTTTNPCCFITTFPSSSSSSSSSSSASQIRVSMAAASSIRIGIVGDVPDLVLFTGDFGNENVELVKSVSELKLPKAVILGNHDCWTTQQFSQKKKDRVQLQLECLGEEHVGYRRLDFPNLKLSVVGGRPFSHGGNRIFREKLLSSRYGVQDMNGSAKKICKASVGTPEGHSIVLLAHNGPTGLGSEKNDICGRDWVHQGGDHGDPDLEQAISNMKETTKFPIPLVVFGHMHKELASRNGRLRKMIVVGADNTIYLNGAIVPRVKKLFHEQQTGTGSSSTEGAPVSLALEPSGTVRGFTLVEINDGKLDKIAETWVSIIGDEIKIEEELILFQSGMRASSL; via the exons atgttaCGCCCATGGGTGGGAGTCCATTCCTCCTCTTCCTCTACCACGACCAACCCCTGTTGTTTCATTActacttttccttcttcttcttcttcttcttcttcatcctcttcagcTAGTCAAATCCGTGTATCAATGGCTGCTGCTTCCTCTATTCGAATTGGTATTGTTGGAGACGTT CCTGATTTGGTATTATTTACAG GTGATTTCGGGAATGAGAATGTTGAACTTGTTAAAAGCGTTTCGGAGCTTAAACTTCCAAAAGCTGTTATATTGGGGAACCACGATTGTTGGACTACCCAACAGTTTTCACAAAA GAAGAAAGACCGTGTCCAACTTCAGCTGGAATG TCTTGGAGAGGAGCATGTGGGTTACCGTCGTTTAGACTTTCCTAATTTAAAGCTGAGTGTCGTTGGTGGGCGCCCGTTTTCTCATGGGGGTAATAGAATCTTTCGGGAAAAACTTCTATCTTCGAG ATATGGAGTCCAAGATATGAATGGAAGTGCCAAAAAAATATGTAAAGCGTCCGTAGGAACACCAGAGGGTCATTCCATTGTACTTCTGGCACATAATGGACCTACAG GTTTGGGATCTGAGAAGAATGATATATGTGGAAGAGATTGGGTACATCAAGGGGGTGACCATGGTGATCCAG ATCTGGAGCAAGCTATATCCAACATGAAAGAAACTACCAAATTCCCTATCCCCTTGGTTGTCTTTGGCCATATGCATAAAGAATTGGCATCAAGAAACGGACGTCTTCGCAAAATGATTGTAGTTGGAGCGGACAATACTATCTACTTGAATGGAGCAATTGTACCTAGGGTGAAAAAACTATTTCATGAACAACAAACTGGTACTGGAAGCTCCTCCACTGAAGGCGCACCCGTTTCTCTTGCGCTCGAGCCTAGTGGTACAGTTCGAGGTTTTACGCTAGTTGAGATTAATGACGGAAAGCTTGATAAGATAGCTGAGACTTGGGTTTCCATTATTGGGGATGAAATCAAGATCGAGGAAGAGCTCATACTATTTCAAAGTGGTATGCGAGCTTCTTCATTGTAG
- the LOC113322913 gene encoding uncharacterized protein LOC113322913 isoform X1: MLRPWVGVHSSSSSTTTNPCCFITTFPSSSSSSSSSSSASQIRVSMAAASSIRIGIVGDVHDDWDLQEDTKALQFLQPDLVLFTGDFGNENVELVKSVSELKLPKAVILGNHDCWTTQQFSQKKKDRVQLQLECLGEEHVGYRRLDFPNLKLSVVGGRPFSHGGNRIFREKLLSSRYGVQDMNGSAKKICKASVGTPEGHSIVLLAHNGPTGLGSEKNDICGRDWVHQGGDHGDPDLEQAISNMKETTKFPIPLVVFGHMHKELASRNGRLRKMIVVGADNTIYLNGAIVPRVKKLFHEQQTGTGSSSTEGAPVSLALEPSGTVRGFTLVEINDGKLDKIAETWVSIIGDEIKIEEELILFQSGMRASSL; the protein is encoded by the exons atgttaCGCCCATGGGTGGGAGTCCATTCCTCCTCTTCCTCTACCACGACCAACCCCTGTTGTTTCATTActacttttccttcttcttcttcttcttcttcttcatcctcttcagcTAGTCAAATCCGTGTATCAATGGCTGCTGCTTCCTCTATTCGAATTGGTATTGTTGGAGACGTT CATGATGATTGGGACCTCCAAGAAGATACAAAAGCCCTCCAGTTTTTACAG CCTGATTTGGTATTATTTACAG GTGATTTCGGGAATGAGAATGTTGAACTTGTTAAAAGCGTTTCGGAGCTTAAACTTCCAAAAGCTGTTATATTGGGGAACCACGATTGTTGGACTACCCAACAGTTTTCACAAAA GAAGAAAGACCGTGTCCAACTTCAGCTGGAATG TCTTGGAGAGGAGCATGTGGGTTACCGTCGTTTAGACTTTCCTAATTTAAAGCTGAGTGTCGTTGGTGGGCGCCCGTTTTCTCATGGGGGTAATAGAATCTTTCGGGAAAAACTTCTATCTTCGAG ATATGGAGTCCAAGATATGAATGGAAGTGCCAAAAAAATATGTAAAGCGTCCGTAGGAACACCAGAGGGTCATTCCATTGTACTTCTGGCACATAATGGACCTACAG GTTTGGGATCTGAGAAGAATGATATATGTGGAAGAGATTGGGTACATCAAGGGGGTGACCATGGTGATCCAG ATCTGGAGCAAGCTATATCCAACATGAAAGAAACTACCAAATTCCCTATCCCCTTGGTTGTCTTTGGCCATATGCATAAAGAATTGGCATCAAGAAACGGACGTCTTCGCAAAATGATTGTAGTTGGAGCGGACAATACTATCTACTTGAATGGAGCAATTGTACCTAGGGTGAAAAAACTATTTCATGAACAACAAACTGGTACTGGAAGCTCCTCCACTGAAGGCGCACCCGTTTCTCTTGCGCTCGAGCCTAGTGGTACAGTTCGAGGTTTTACGCTAGTTGAGATTAATGACGGAAAGCTTGATAAGATAGCTGAGACTTGGGTTTCCATTATTGGGGATGAAATCAAGATCGAGGAAGAGCTCATACTATTTCAAAGTGGTATGCGAGCTTCTTCATTGTAG